A stretch of Gemmatimonas aurantiaca T-27 DNA encodes these proteins:
- a CDS encoding ABC transporter substrate-binding protein: protein MRMVFWRPPLLVLPVVLILACREQPRPLIGTALGSTFNEAVTMALEDATPSGTTAVADALLLAERSSVAASAIQLATTLLSKPSLVAVVGHTNSSASLAAAQLYNDAKVVELAPTSTAQLYSAAGPYSFRMVPSDHRQGWVLAQAVARERPRDARVALLYVNDDYGRSLRSVVGAALDSLEISVVADLPHLDSPGKTRTVLEDIQTVIQTKPNVIVWLGRPGSLHSVLPAIRPSLGDVPVFASDATTTWSLRGNPDGVLTGVRYVDFVDLDATPEGRRFRDRYRARFGHTPGGGEALAYDAMLVLLEAVRSGARTGDDVRRFLDQLGRERQAVHGVTGLISFSLDGDVQRDPILRRIPAPDAVATNSP, encoded by the coding sequence ATGCGCATGGTATTCTGGCGTCCTCCACTGCTCGTCCTTCCAGTTGTCCTGATACTGGCCTGTCGTGAGCAACCGCGCCCCCTGATCGGGACCGCGCTGGGAAGTACGTTCAATGAAGCGGTCACGATGGCCCTCGAGGACGCCACACCCTCCGGAACAACCGCCGTCGCGGATGCCCTGCTGCTCGCAGAGCGCAGTTCCGTCGCCGCATCAGCCATTCAACTGGCTACGACCCTGCTTTCGAAGCCGAGTCTGGTGGCAGTGGTCGGTCATACCAACAGCAGTGCCAGTCTCGCCGCCGCGCAATTGTACAACGATGCCAAGGTCGTGGAGCTCGCGCCCACCTCGACGGCACAGTTGTACTCCGCAGCGGGCCCCTACTCATTTCGCATGGTCCCGTCCGACCATCGGCAGGGTTGGGTGCTCGCCCAGGCCGTCGCAAGAGAACGACCACGTGATGCCCGCGTGGCCTTGCTGTATGTGAATGATGACTACGGGCGCAGCTTACGGTCGGTGGTGGGCGCCGCGCTCGATTCTCTCGAGATCTCTGTCGTCGCAGATCTGCCGCATCTCGACAGCCCGGGAAAGACCCGCACGGTCCTCGAGGATATTCAAACTGTCATCCAGACAAAACCCAATGTGATTGTCTGGCTGGGGCGGCCGGGATCGTTGCACTCCGTGCTCCCCGCCATACGCCCATCGCTCGGCGACGTGCCCGTGTTTGCCAGCGACGCCACGACGACCTGGAGTCTGCGAGGCAATCCGGACGGTGTGCTGACCGGCGTTCGGTACGTGGACTTCGTGGACCTCGACGCCACTCCTGAAGGACGTCGATTCCGCGATCGCTATCGCGCCCGATTCGGACACACACCAGGCGGCGGCGAAGCGTTGGCCTACGACGCCATGCTGGTGCTGCTGGAAGCCGTCCGCAGCGGCGCACGGACCGGCGACGACGTACGACGTTTTCTCGATCAACTGGGCCGGGAACGTCAGGCTGTGCACGGCGTCACGGGACTGATTTCGTTTTCCCTGGACGGCGACGTGCAGCGCGATCCGATTCTGCGACGCATTCCGGCGCCGGACGCCGTTGCCACCAATTCCCCATGA
- a CDS encoding NAD(P)/FAD-dependent oxidoreductase has translation MTLTSRRRLRRGESVWAGDTGTTVFSAPLPTTVMADVIVVGAGISGALVTRALRASGRDVVMVDRKRPIMGSTMASTALLQYELDLPLHRLAERIGWSRAARAWRRSARAVQELGDIVRIDRLRCQFAARDSLYVAGTQYGHRALAHEAVARERAGLRATFLNGSAVRAVYGVNRTGAIVGHGAAVAHPARLTAGLLRRAVSDGVRLYHDANVIDVDPVRGGVLLSTDDGRVLIANHVVFCCGYQVPRLVPPRSHRIRSTWALAAEARGVLPSWLRHTVVWEASDPYLYLRTLPDGSVVAGGRDERDGSAHADVQALFPKARLLRDDVEALLPGLALRVTHRWAGAFGESPSSLPLIDRLPGHSRAWVVAGFGGNGITFSVVASQIVAAALRGERDPDASLFTLDAHLG, from the coding sequence ATGACATTGACCTCACGGCGGCGGCTGCGGCGTGGCGAATCTGTCTGGGCCGGTGACACCGGTACCACAGTGTTCTCTGCGCCGCTGCCAACCACCGTGATGGCCGATGTGATCGTGGTGGGCGCGGGGATCAGTGGTGCACTGGTCACCCGCGCTCTTCGCGCGTCTGGACGTGATGTGGTGATGGTCGATCGGAAGCGGCCCATCATGGGCAGTACGATGGCATCAACCGCCTTGCTGCAATACGAACTTGATCTACCGCTGCATCGGCTCGCCGAACGCATCGGCTGGTCGCGCGCGGCGAGGGCCTGGCGCCGATCTGCTCGCGCGGTGCAGGAGCTGGGTGACATCGTGCGCATCGATCGTCTCCGATGCCAGTTTGCGGCGCGCGACAGTCTCTATGTTGCCGGCACCCAGTACGGACACCGCGCATTGGCACATGAAGCGGTCGCTCGGGAACGGGCGGGGCTCCGAGCCACCTTCCTCAATGGGTCGGCAGTCCGAGCCGTGTATGGGGTGAATCGCACGGGGGCCATTGTCGGGCATGGTGCGGCGGTCGCCCACCCGGCCCGACTCACGGCCGGACTGCTGCGTCGAGCGGTCTCGGACGGTGTGCGGCTCTATCACGATGCCAACGTGATTGACGTGGACCCTGTGCGCGGTGGTGTGCTGTTGTCCACCGACGATGGTCGTGTACTCATTGCGAATCACGTCGTGTTCTGCTGCGGCTATCAGGTGCCTCGGCTCGTGCCCCCACGCTCCCATCGTATTCGCAGTACCTGGGCTCTCGCGGCGGAGGCACGCGGTGTGTTGCCGTCATGGCTGCGTCACACTGTGGTTTGGGAGGCGTCGGACCCCTATCTGTATCTGCGCACTTTGCCCGACGGATCTGTTGTTGCCGGCGGCCGGGATGAGCGGGATGGCAGTGCGCACGCGGACGTCCAGGCGTTGTTTCCGAAGGCGCGGCTGCTGCGTGACGATGTGGAGGCATTGCTCCCCGGGCTCGCGCTGCGGGTCACGCATCGATGGGCCGGTGCGTTTGGCGAGTCCCCATCATCGCTTCCCTTGATCGACCGCCTGCCGGGCCATTCGCGGGCCTGGGTCGTGGCGGGCTTTGGCGGCAATGGCATCACCTTCAGCGTGGTCGCGTCGCAGATCGTGGCGGCGGCGTTGCGCGGCGAACGGGATCCCGATGCATCCTTGTTCACTCTCGACGCACACCTTGGCTGA
- a CDS encoding hybrid sensor histidine kinase/response regulator produces the protein MRKNRDHLARPPRRPRALRERLFLAGVTMTVSAVVALAVIAFAGSREQLQLRRTAGHVNEEQRIGDAVIRGVMRQLAIAGDPTSRGSQERLAAFDSIGHGVYDDVRQYLFRTLSPAERLQIESVKEEHQQMEVAARRVMAADDQQMATAVAGNNEMVQHAFRLLDALQGFVDLRERALTTLADTQGNTLRRLTIGSIVFIASMFLLQLFLAMRFVRRRVTDPLAQFTAAVEQVGAGDLDVRMPLAADREFSSTFQAFNDMSASLATARADLEARNDALSAALARVRATQDELVQAEKLGAIGRMTAGLAHELNNPLATVLASSELLATRLNENDPPTMEQLSVEFVEPMRREAQRARLLVRSLLQFARRGESDIGPVSLRESIDVVRELRQFAFAGAGITLQIDPFDDVVVMAERQQLQGVLLNVVNNALDALAPRHKGRVHVSTRIATDTVVVVVEDDGPGLRDPSRVFEAFYTTKGVGEGTGLGLALTYRFMTSFGGSVTAENRESGGARFTLRFVRSHDPKAVPPKVESHVALPLRSATHKQRVLIIDDEPSIQRAQRLLLKRLDVEVESCDSVAAARAAIAQREFHAILCDVKMPGESGIALFQWIRSDLPSLVPRFLFVTGDVAATELADIAAEFPDSLIAKPFDSREYLQRVERALS, from the coding sequence ATGCGGAAGAATCGCGACCATCTCGCCAGGCCTCCACGGCGCCCACGGGCGTTGCGGGAGCGTTTGTTCCTGGCGGGCGTCACCATGACGGTCAGCGCCGTCGTGGCGCTCGCCGTCATCGCATTCGCGGGGTCACGGGAGCAGCTTCAGTTGCGCCGCACAGCCGGCCACGTGAACGAAGAGCAGCGTATTGGCGATGCGGTTATCCGCGGTGTGATGAGACAACTGGCCATCGCCGGCGATCCCACCAGCCGCGGCTCACAGGAACGACTTGCTGCCTTTGATTCGATCGGCCATGGCGTGTACGACGACGTGCGCCAGTATCTCTTCCGCACCCTGTCGCCCGCGGAGCGCCTGCAGATCGAATCAGTGAAAGAAGAGCATCAGCAGATGGAAGTGGCAGCTCGGCGCGTGATGGCCGCGGACGATCAGCAAATGGCCACGGCAGTTGCCGGCAACAACGAAATGGTGCAGCACGCTTTTCGGTTGCTCGATGCGCTGCAGGGCTTCGTGGATCTTCGCGAACGTGCCCTGACCACACTGGCCGATACGCAGGGAAACACCCTGCGACGACTCACCATCGGCAGCATCGTGTTCATTGCCAGCATGTTTCTGCTGCAACTGTTCCTGGCCATGCGATTCGTGCGGCGGCGAGTGACCGATCCGTTGGCGCAGTTCACGGCAGCGGTGGAACAGGTCGGTGCCGGTGACCTCGACGTCCGCATGCCACTCGCGGCGGATCGTGAGTTCTCCTCGACCTTCCAGGCCTTCAATGACATGTCGGCCAGCCTCGCCACGGCACGCGCCGATCTCGAGGCCCGCAACGATGCCCTGTCGGCGGCGCTGGCCCGTGTGCGCGCCACGCAAGATGAGCTGGTGCAGGCGGAAAAGCTGGGCGCGATCGGTCGCATGACCGCGGGCCTGGCCCATGAGCTCAACAACCCGCTGGCCACGGTACTCGCCAGCAGCGAGTTGCTGGCCACACGGCTCAACGAGAACGATCCACCCACCATGGAGCAGCTCTCGGTGGAGTTCGTCGAACCGATGCGACGGGAAGCACAGCGCGCGCGTCTGCTGGTGCGCAGTCTGCTGCAGTTCGCGCGGCGTGGAGAAAGTGACATCGGCCCGGTATCGTTGCGGGAGTCCATCGATGTGGTTCGTGAACTCCGACAGTTCGCCTTCGCAGGCGCCGGGATCACCCTGCAGATCGATCCATTCGACGATGTGGTGGTGATGGCGGAGCGTCAGCAGCTCCAGGGCGTGTTGCTCAATGTGGTCAACAACGCCCTCGACGCGCTGGCTCCCCGGCACAAAGGACGTGTCCACGTCTCCACGCGGATCGCCACCGACACGGTAGTCGTCGTTGTGGAAGACGATGGGCCGGGACTTCGGGATCCTTCTCGGGTGTTCGAAGCGTTTTACACCACCAAAGGCGTTGGCGAAGGCACCGGCCTTGGGCTGGCACTGACCTATCGATTCATGACCTCGTTCGGCGGCTCCGTCACCGCCGAGAATCGCGAGAGTGGTGGGGCACGCTTCACACTGCGTTTTGTCCGGTCTCACGATCCCAAAGCGGTACCACCAAAGGTCGAGTCCCATGTGGCCCTTCCCCTCCGCTCGGCGACGCACAAGCAGCGAGTCCTGATCATCGACGACGAGCCCTCCATCCAGCGCGCGCAACGTCTGTTGCTCAAGCGACTCGATGTCGAGGTGGAATCCTGTGACAGTGTGGCCGCTGCGCGTGCCGCCATCGCGCAACGCGAGTTTCACGCCATCCTGTGCGATGTAAAGATGCCGGGGGAAAGTGGCATCGCCTTGTTTCAGTGGATCAGATCCGATCTGCCATCGTTGGTTCCCCGCTTCCTGTTCGTGACAGGGGACGTGGCAGCCACGGAACTGGCCGACATCGCCGCCGAATTTCCTGACTCCCTCATCGCCAAGCCGTTCGATTCGCGGGAGTATCTGCAACGCGTGGAGCGTGCGCTGTCGTGA
- a CDS encoding M56 family metallopeptidase has product MIALWMVSSIAFSAVLFIAALTLDALLQLSARQTRGVWIVATLAAVVWPVLAPMLLTPEATTGVTRVLSTATTISSVQPAETSSLAGLRTQLGLLDMPLLIVWALTTFWLAVRWGLLARVLRRHMRDAKPHDIDGQSALVTRDIGPAIVGVLRPRMVLPSWFFEMDSVLRAMILSHELEHVRARDQVTLTVARALTVLVPWNPVVWALARRTRVSTEVDCDRRVLGAGATPNQYAQLLLFVAHRQHSHPLFAASPAAATLGSHMAGSPTTLHRRIAAMRPPTLSRQSRSIRSVVLGTAAILAIAIGASPRFARALASVRETRVLSPAVNTAQPPAKPMVEFKIDSQASLIAGTAVPQYPAALLATRTNGSSLAQLVVDSSGLVVAGSVKIVSASHPAIGESVARAAAAARFTPARVGGRNVKQLVRLVYHFDVPGVAPAPVTVAPVDIRTFEITVTAPR; this is encoded by the coding sequence ATGATCGCGCTCTGGATGGTGAGTAGTATCGCGTTCAGTGCCGTGCTGTTCATCGCCGCACTGACGTTGGATGCCCTGCTGCAACTGAGTGCGCGCCAAACTCGTGGAGTCTGGATCGTGGCCACCCTTGCTGCGGTGGTGTGGCCTGTGCTCGCGCCGATGCTGCTGACGCCGGAAGCCACGACCGGAGTGACCCGGGTGCTGAGTACGGCGACGACGATCAGCAGTGTGCAGCCCGCCGAGACGTCTTCCCTTGCCGGTCTGCGCACACAACTGGGCCTGCTGGATATGCCCCTGTTGATCGTCTGGGCTCTGACCACCTTCTGGCTGGCAGTGCGATGGGGACTACTCGCCCGCGTGTTGCGCCGGCACATGCGCGATGCGAAGCCGCACGATATCGACGGGCAGTCGGCCCTCGTGACACGGGATATCGGCCCGGCGATCGTCGGCGTACTGCGTCCCCGTATGGTGCTGCCGTCGTGGTTTTTCGAAATGGACAGCGTGCTGCGCGCGATGATCTTGTCGCACGAACTCGAACATGTCCGCGCGCGCGATCAGGTCACGCTCACCGTCGCCCGTGCGCTCACGGTGCTCGTGCCATGGAATCCGGTGGTATGGGCGCTGGCACGTCGCACACGTGTCTCCACGGAGGTGGACTGCGATCGTCGTGTGCTCGGCGCTGGCGCCACGCCGAACCAGTATGCGCAGTTGCTGCTGTTCGTCGCACATCGCCAGCACAGTCATCCGCTGTTTGCCGCCTCACCGGCTGCGGCAACACTTGGCTCGCACATGGCCGGTTCGCCCACCACCCTGCACCGGAGAATCGCCGCTATGCGTCCTCCCACACTCTCGCGTCAATCTCGCAGCATCCGATCGGTTGTTCTGGGCACCGCGGCGATCCTTGCCATCGCCATCGGTGCGTCGCCCAGATTCGCACGCGCGTTGGCGAGCGTGCGCGAGACGCGGGTGCTATCACCGGCCGTGAATACCGCACAACCACCGGCCAAGCCGATGGTTGAATTCAAGATCGACAGCCAAGCCTCACTCATCGCCGGCACGGCCGTCCCGCAATATCCTGCCGCATTGCTCGCGACGCGGACCAATGGCTCCAGCCTGGCGCAGTTGGTCGTCGATTCGTCAGGGCTAGTGGTGGCCGGATCGGTGAAAATCGTCAGCGCCAGCCATCCCGCGATTGGTGAGAGTGTTGCGCGGGCGGCTGCCGCGGCGCGCTTCACACCAGCCCGTGTCGGTGGCAGAAACGTGAAGCAGTTGGTTCGGCTGGTGTATCACTTCGATGTGCCCGGCGTGGCGCCGGCGCCGGTCACGGTTGCGCCCGTGGATATCCGGACATTCGAAATCACCGTGACCGCCCCCCGCTGA
- a CDS encoding CsbD family protein codes for MNTDRAMGAWTQVKGKMKEQWGKLTDDELDQMEGKWEQLSGLIQQRYGEAKDKVEEELNRYRDLMKDERAAPPPPPATPPGSLKGSL; via the coding sequence ATGAATACGGATCGCGCCATGGGTGCCTGGACGCAGGTCAAAGGCAAGATGAAGGAGCAGTGGGGCAAGCTCACCGACGATGAGCTGGACCAGATGGAAGGCAAGTGGGAGCAGCTCTCCGGTCTGATCCAGCAGCGCTACGGCGAAGCAAAGGACAAGGTCGAGGAAGAGCTCAATCGCTATCGCGATCTGATGAAAGACGAGCGCGCCGCTCCCCCACCACCGCCGGCCACACCTCCGGGCTCACTCAAAGGCAGCCTATGA
- a CDS encoding BlaI/MecI/CopY family transcriptional regulator, with protein sequence MDDFSLGARELDVMTLLWQHGSGTATEIRERLEADLAYTTVLTILRNLEAKGLLRHEPEGRAHRYFPRVEQRIAQQSALQRVLGSFFGGSAESLLARLVDDQHVDAAELQAIARRITEGQDLRRRDTGSRPVPNQPSTTKRRRSS encoded by the coding sequence ATGGACGACTTTTCGCTCGGTGCCCGTGAACTCGATGTGATGACACTCCTGTGGCAACACGGGAGTGGAACCGCCACAGAAATCCGCGAACGGCTGGAGGCGGACCTCGCCTACACCACGGTCCTGACCATCCTGCGCAATCTCGAAGCCAAAGGCCTGCTGCGGCACGAGCCTGAAGGCCGTGCGCATCGGTACTTCCCGCGCGTCGAGCAGCGCATCGCGCAGCAGTCGGCCTTGCAGCGAGTACTGGGCAGCTTCTTCGGGGGATCGGCGGAGAGCCTGTTGGCTCGGCTCGTCGACGATCAGCATGTCGATGCTGCAGAACTGCAGGCCATCGCACGACGCATCACGGAAGGACAGGACCTCCGGCGTCGGGACACGGGTTCCCGTCCGGTGCCCAATCAGCCGTCCACCACAAAGCGCCGGCGGTCGTCATGA
- a CDS encoding glutathione peroxidase: protein MTIPTPAFRDFALRSIDGEPLPMSRFDGQVVLLVNVASQCGFTPQYEGLERLWRRFGDRGLVILGCPCDQFGAQEPGDEAEIARFCSLTYDVTFPLSSKLDVNGDAADPLWQWVKAEEPGVLGTTSVKWNFTKFLIGRDGTVLERFAPTVTPDELVAPVEQALAAPPVAG, encoded by the coding sequence ATGACGATACCCACCCCGGCCTTTCGCGACTTCGCCCTGCGCTCCATCGACGGGGAGCCCCTCCCCATGTCCCGGTTCGATGGGCAGGTGGTTTTGCTGGTCAACGTCGCCAGCCAGTGCGGCTTCACGCCGCAGTACGAGGGGCTGGAGCGCCTGTGGCGACGCTTCGGTGACCGTGGGCTCGTGATCCTCGGCTGCCCCTGCGATCAGTTCGGGGCGCAGGAGCCGGGCGACGAAGCGGAGATCGCCCGCTTCTGCTCACTCACCTACGACGTGACATTCCCGCTGTCGTCCAAGCTGGACGTGAACGGCGATGCGGCCGACCCGCTCTGGCAGTGGGTGAAAGCTGAGGAGCCTGGGGTGTTGGGTACGACGTCGGTCAAGTGGAACTTCACCAAGTTCCTGATCGGTCGCGATGGGACGGTGCTGGAACGCTTCGCGCCGACGGTGACACCTGATGAACTGGTGGCACCGGTGGAACAGGCGCTCGCTGCTCCACCGGTCGCTGGGTAG
- a CDS encoding DUF4159 domain-containing protein has protein sequence MVSFGMTSDCSRRAFLARLGRLAGGAAVLGGAGSVLPFAQAKALGAPSVVSPRWFEFTFARLRYDSGDWDYNPKVCANLLDAVVQYTDIPVNQQEVVITADSAELSAFPFLFMTGHKLVRFSDAERKGLVRFVENGGLLFSDDCNHDVNGLYAKTFEAEMSKAFGVNAMPKIARTHALYSSFFQFPDGPPRTSHELNGWGDNVVHDYLRGVERRGRLGVLYSNKDYGCEWDYDWKNKRFRRRDNTRFGVNVVVYAMT, from the coding sequence ATGGTATCTTTCGGGATGACGTCGGATTGCTCGCGTCGCGCGTTCCTCGCGCGCCTTGGAAGGCTTGCTGGTGGGGCCGCTGTGCTCGGCGGCGCCGGCAGTGTGTTGCCGTTTGCGCAGGCGAAAGCGCTTGGTGCTCCGTCTGTTGTGTCACCCCGGTGGTTCGAGTTCACATTCGCACGCCTGCGCTACGACTCGGGGGACTGGGACTACAATCCCAAGGTGTGCGCCAATCTGCTCGACGCGGTGGTGCAGTACACCGATATTCCGGTGAATCAACAGGAAGTGGTCATCACCGCCGACTCCGCAGAACTGTCCGCGTTTCCCTTTCTGTTCATGACTGGACACAAGCTCGTGCGCTTCAGTGATGCCGAGCGAAAGGGTTTGGTGCGCTTTGTGGAGAACGGTGGGTTGTTGTTCAGCGACGACTGCAACCACGATGTGAACGGCTTGTATGCCAAGACGTTCGAAGCCGAGATGAGCAAGGCCTTTGGCGTGAATGCGATGCCGAAGATCGCGCGCACGCATGCCTTGTACTCGAGTTTCTTCCAGTTCCCCGATGGGCCGCCACGCACCTCCCATGAGCTCAACGGGTGGGGCGACAATGTCGTGCACGATTACCTGCGCGGTGTGGAGCGTCGCGGGCGACTGGGCGTCTTGTATTCCAACAAGGACTACGGCTGCGAATGGGACTACGACTGGAAGAACAAACGCTTCCGACGTCGGGACAACACCCGCTTCGGGGTGAATGTGGTCGTCTACGCGATGACCTGA
- a CDS encoding PAS domain S-box protein has product MSLLPRGSQKSLINPFDRLTTRSLTWGAIVAAAVLAINVPLTVRNTRETEQNAGWLEHSHQVVNELSNLLLLVNDAETRARAFVVTRDSLDFVQIADVRTALEQRVRVLDTLVVDNTLQRGRLESIEAFANVRLDALSRLQETAARQGFAAAQRVMVGREGNRLSDSLRTLVNAMVSNERELLHVREAVADRTYKQAARSGVFAGLAALVAFLGFVIVLRRELAARGQAADQLVAERERLDTTLRSIGDAVITTDTSGNIITMNALAEQLTGLPAMAAVGKPLEEVYRIPFDPSASHAEHPVRAVLAGRRARTELHSLTLRAHDGTARPIDQTAAAIVTPSGERLGGVLVFRDVSEQQAAQQRIRYGQQRLQLALRSARLVSFDIARDTRELTLSENGTDVFGLAPGHVLRTLDDALAIVHPEDLPAVIEALQSVDEPGESFLVACRIRREVPGDIGWVEVRGEVQLTREGKKLLTGLVLDVTARRAVEMSLRESEERFRSMADSAPVMIWMAASDGSITYVNQRWHDFTGIGSVDLATLVPFARVHPDDREDQLRYFHEALEAHRTFRQELRMRRHDGSYRWVINTATPRFGDDGEFLGFIGSVLDIEDRKQLENELRSLASDLSDADRRKDEFLATLAHELRNPLAPLRNGVEILRLAAPSPEIIERTRGMMERQLGQLVRLVDDLLDVSRITSGKLELRHDLLTLQIKLTNAAEASGPTLTARSQRLHINAPDAPVVVEGDAARLSQIFANLLDNASKYSPPNTDIHVTITTRDDQAIVTVQDAGQGIPRHLLHKVFDLFAQVDRTLERTTGGLGIGLTLVKRLVEMHGGSITADSPGESQGSTFTVVLPLATTAAGGLDKRNTNPSQPSAGTLSIVICDDNVDASTTLETILRVAGHTVTTVHDGLEAVELAASAHPHVMVLDLGMPGLSGFETAERIRALPNGKATVLIALTGWGNEEYRQRARASGFDHHLVKPADPRLLGELLTRISRQRKAAGGSAS; this is encoded by the coding sequence ATGTCGCTGCTGCCGCGCGGTTCCCAGAAATCCCTCATCAACCCGTTCGACCGCCTCACCACACGCTCCCTCACGTGGGGCGCGATCGTGGCAGCGGCCGTCTTGGCGATCAACGTTCCGCTCACGGTTCGCAATACGCGTGAGACCGAACAGAACGCCGGTTGGCTGGAGCATAGCCATCAGGTGGTCAACGAGCTGTCGAACCTGTTGTTGCTCGTCAACGACGCGGAAACACGGGCACGTGCGTTTGTGGTCACCCGCGATTCGCTCGACTTTGTGCAGATTGCCGACGTACGCACCGCACTGGAACAACGCGTTCGTGTCCTCGACACCCTGGTCGTGGACAATACCCTGCAACGTGGTCGGCTCGAGAGCATCGAGGCATTTGCCAACGTACGCCTGGACGCATTGAGTCGATTGCAGGAGACCGCCGCCCGGCAGGGCTTCGCCGCCGCGCAGCGCGTAATGGTGGGGCGGGAGGGGAATCGTCTCAGTGACTCACTGCGGACCCTCGTCAACGCGATGGTCAGTAACGAGCGGGAGCTCCTGCACGTCCGTGAGGCGGTGGCCGACCGCACCTACAAACAGGCCGCACGCAGTGGCGTCTTTGCGGGGCTGGCCGCCTTGGTCGCCTTTCTCGGGTTCGTGATCGTCTTGCGTCGTGAACTGGCGGCTCGTGGTCAGGCCGCCGACCAGTTGGTGGCCGAGCGCGAACGACTCGACACCACGCTGCGCAGCATCGGCGATGCCGTCATCACCACCGATACCTCCGGCAACATCATCACGATGAACGCGTTGGCGGAGCAACTGACTGGTCTGCCGGCGATGGCTGCCGTAGGCAAGCCGCTCGAAGAAGTGTATCGCATCCCCTTCGACCCGTCGGCCAGCCATGCGGAACATCCCGTGCGCGCCGTGCTCGCCGGTCGCCGCGCTCGCACGGAGTTGCATTCGCTCACCCTCCGGGCCCATGACGGCACGGCGCGTCCCATCGACCAGACGGCGGCAGCCATCGTCACGCCATCGGGGGAACGTCTGGGCGGGGTGCTCGTGTTTCGCGATGTCTCGGAACAACAGGCCGCGCAACAGCGCATCCGCTACGGCCAGCAGCGATTGCAGCTCGCGCTGCGGTCGGCACGTCTCGTCTCGTTCGATATCGCACGGGATACTCGTGAGCTGACACTCTCCGAAAACGGCACCGATGTCTTCGGTCTCGCGCCCGGGCATGTGCTACGCACGCTCGACGACGCGCTGGCCATCGTGCACCCCGAAGATCTGCCTGCAGTGATCGAAGCGTTGCAAAGTGTCGACGAACCAGGCGAGTCGTTCCTCGTGGCCTGTCGCATCCGACGCGAAGTGCCTGGCGATATCGGCTGGGTGGAAGTTCGCGGCGAGGTGCAGCTCACCCGTGAAGGCAAGAAGCTGCTCACTGGCCTCGTCCTCGACGTGACCGCGCGCCGCGCCGTCGAGATGTCGCTCCGCGAAAGCGAAGAGCGCTTCCGCAGCATGGCCGACAGCGCCCCCGTGATGATCTGGATGGCAGCTTCGGATGGCTCCATCACCTACGTCAATCAGCGGTGGCACGACTTCACCGGCATCGGATCCGTCGATCTGGCCACCCTCGTGCCATTTGCCCGTGTGCATCCCGACGATCGGGAGGACCAGCTTCGCTATTTTCATGAGGCGTTGGAGGCCCATCGCACGTTCCGGCAGGAGCTGCGCATGCGTCGTCATGACGGCAGCTACCGATGGGTGATCAACACGGCCACGCCACGGTTTGGCGACGACGGGGAATTTCTGGGTTTCATCGGTTCCGTGCTGGATATCGAAGACCGCAAGCAGCTCGAGAACGAATTGCGGTCATTGGCCTCGGATCTTTCGGACGCCGATCGTCGCAAAGACGAATTCCTCGCCACACTCGCGCACGAACTCCGCAATCCGCTCGCCCCGCTGCGCAATGGCGTGGAGATCCTGCGGCTCGCCGCGCCGTCTCCGGAGATCATCGAGCGCACCCGCGGCATGATGGAGCGTCAGCTCGGGCAACTCGTGCGACTGGTCGACGATCTCCTCGATGTCTCCCGCATCACCAGTGGCAAACTGGAGCTGCGGCATGACCTGCTCACCCTGCAGATCAAACTCACCAACGCGGCCGAAGCCAGTGGTCCCACGCTCACGGCGCGCTCCCAACGATTGCACATCAACGCGCCCGATGCGCCGGTGGTGGTGGAGGGAGACGCGGCTCGCCTGTCGCAGATCTTTGCCAACCTGCTCGACAACGCCTCCAAGTACAGCCCGCCCAATACGGACATTCACGTCACCATCACCACGCGCGATGATCAGGCCATCGTGACCGTGCAGGACGCCGGCCAGGGCATCCCACGCCATCTGTTGCACAAGGTCTTCGACCTGTTCGCTCAGGTAGATCGAACGCTGGAGCGCACCACCGGAGGGCTCGGCATCGGACTGACGCTGGTGAAACGCCTCGTGGAGATGCATGGCGGCAGCATCACGGCCGACAGCCCAGGCGAAAGCCAGGGGAGCACCTTCACCGTCGTGCTGCCCCTCGCGACAACCGCCGCCGGCGGCCTCGACAAACGAAACACGAACCCGAGCCAGCCGTCGGCCGGCACGCTGTCCATCGTGATCTGCGATGACAATGTCGATGCGTCCACGACCCTGGAAACCATTCTGCGCGTGGCGGGCCACACGGTCACGACGGTACACGACGGACTCGAGGCGGTGGAACTCGCCGCCTCCGCACATCCCCATGTCATGGTGCTCGACCTGGGAATGCCCGGACTCAGTGGTTTCGAAACGGCCGAACGCATCCGGGCCTTGCCGAATGGCAAGGCCACCGTGCTCATCGCCCTGACCGGATGGGGCAACGAGGAATACCGTCAACGCGCCCGGGCATCGGGGTTCGATCATCACCTCGTCAAGCCGGCCGATCCGCGCCTGCTGGGTGAACTGCTGACCCGCATCAGTCGGCAGCGGAAAGCCGCAGGTGGCAGTGCCAGTTGA